In Juglans regia cultivar Chandler chromosome 13, Walnut 2.0, whole genome shotgun sequence, the following proteins share a genomic window:
- the LOC108988850 gene encoding gibberellin-regulated protein 6-like, with product MAMAKFVAVLILALITISFLQTMAMASHGHGGHHYNNGGKYGSGSLKSYQCPSQCSRRCGRTQYHKPCMFFCQKCCAKCLCVPPGYYGNKAVCPCYNNWKTKEGGPKCP from the exons ATGGCCATGGCTAAGTTTGTTGCTGTTTTGATCTTGGCCCTCATTACGATCTCCTTTCTTCAAACAATG GCCATGGCATCTCATGGGCATGGTGGTCATCACTATAACAACGGAGGCAAGTATGGGTCAGGCAGTCTCAAGAGCTACCAATGCCCGTCGCAATGCTCGAGGAGGTGCGGAAGGACCCAATACCACAAGCCCTGCATGTTCTTCTGTCAGAAGTGCTGCGCAAAGTGTCTTTGCGTGCCCCCGGGTTATTATGGGAATAAAGCAGTGTGCCCTTGCTACAACAACTGGAAGACCAAGGAAGGAGGTCCCAAGTGCCCTTGA
- the LOC108988900 gene encoding nifU-like protein 2, chloroplastic, translated as MQAVVVNTPLYCNRAQPALEPPTSSRPSKSSTLFGTHLSIARGHDSVWRDSYRSVPIRFQSRSRSPVVKAVATTNSVVELPLTAENVESVLDEIRPYLIADGGNVALHEIDGKVVRLKLQGACGSCPSSVMTMKMGIEHRLMEKIPEIVAVEPIADEETGLEMNEENIETVLEEIRPYLVGVAGGSLELVAIEEPIVKVRITGPAAGVMTVRVAVTQKLREKIPSIAAVQLL; from the exons ATGCAAGCCGTAGTGGTGAATACGCCCTTATACTGTAACAGGGCCCAACCAGCCCTAGAGCCTCCCACCTCTTCTCGCCCCTCCAAG AGCTCCACCTTGTTTGGCACGCATCTTTCTATCGCGAGGGGACATGATTCGGTATGGCGAGATTCATACCGTTCCGTTCCAATTCGTTTCCAATCCCGCTCACGCAGTCCAG TTGTGAAGGCTGTTGCTACTACGAATTCAGTTGTGGAATTGCCACTAACTGCAGAAAATGTTGAAAGTGTATTGGATGAAATCCGACCTTATCTAATTGCAGATGGGGGAAATGTGGCATTGCATGAGATTGATGGCAAAGTTGTACGATTGAAGCTACAGGGAGCATGTGGCTCCTGTCCGAGTTCCGTTATGACAATGAAAATGGGCATTGAGCATCGCTTGATGGAAAAGATCCCTGAAATAGTTGCAGTGGAACCGATAGCTGATGAAGAAACTGGTCTTGAGATGAATGAGGAAAATATAGAGACG GTACTCGAAGAAATAAGGCCCTATCTAGTTGGGGTAGCAGGTGGATCACTTGAACTCGTGGCAATTGAGGAGCCAATAGTCAAAGTTCGAATAACAGGACCAGCTGCAGGAGTGATGACTGTTCGCGTGGCTGTTACACAGAAACTGCGAGAGAAAATTCCATCCATTGCGGCAGTTCAACTTCTGTAA
- the LOC108988874 gene encoding WEB family protein At3g51220-like, translating to MEPHPPPPENQSNVLDYNSNVDTSRPFRSVKEAVAIFGQRLLVGEIYSQKAPYHVNAPKQETSWKLFSSNPIEDDQKVEDHNEQYLLLDSLKKLEAQLEEKKVELKLLKERESETEVALASLNAELHKNMSKLAEAEAAASGKAMATRERSFGRANSGKREEEKKRDQLMFRIEAADSPTLAQILSFGEEGYFGGRQPEKKKMKPIIPLVGDLFSRKKRSSTTACYA from the coding sequence ATGGaacctcatcctcctcctcctgaaAATCAGTCGAACGTCCTAGATTATAACTCCAACGTTGACACGTCCCGTCCCTTCCGCTCCGTCAAAGAAGCAGTCGCTATCTTCGGCCAGCGGCTTCTTGTGGGAGAAATTTACTCTCAAAAGGCGCCTTATCATGTGAACGCTCCAAAGCAAGAAACTTCATGGAAGTTGTTCTCATCAAATCCCATCGAGGATGATCAGAAAGTTGAGGATCATAATGAACAGTACTTGCTTTTAGACTCTCTGAAGAAGCTGGAGGCCCAGCTCGAGGAAAAAAAGGTGGAGCTGAAGTTGCTGAAGGAGAGAGAGTCCGAAACTGAGGTCGCACTGGCTTCGCTAAACGCTGAGCTTCACAAGAATATGTCAAAGTTGGCGGAGGCCGAAGCGGCTGCTAGTGGAAAGGCAATGGCTACGAGAGAGAGGAGTTTTGGGAGAGCAAATAGTGggaaaagagaggaagagaagaagagggatCAGTTGATGTTTAGGATCGAGGCCGCAGACTCGCCAACTTTGGCTCAGATATTAAGCTTTGGAGAGGAAGGATATTTTGGAGGGAGACAgccagagaagaagaagatgaagccTATTATTCCTCTGGTGGGAGATTTATTTTCCAGGAAGAAACGGTCATCTACTACTGCATGCTATGCATAG